From Rhododendron vialii isolate Sample 1 chromosome 10a, ASM3025357v1, the proteins below share one genomic window:
- the LOC131303330 gene encoding uncharacterized protein At5g65660-like — translation MESSSYAPPRPMDGSRPSIGFPLGTALLLIVIFSLSGVFSCCYHWEKIRSLRRSMSGDPDLEADSHDPPSKPQSPCMNSYGNKSQSLPVLMPGDHIPKFIALPCPREPPRPEKIIVEVPRTPPKPPRIAVPLY, via the exons ATGGAGAGTTCGTCGTATGCGCCACCCCGGCCGATGGACGGGTCTCGGCCGTCCATCGGGTTCCCTCTCGGGACGGCGCTCCTGTTGATCGTGATATTCAGCTTGAGTGGGGTCTTCTCCTGCTGCTACCACTGGGAGAAGATCAGATCCCTCCGTCGATCCATGTCCGGGGACCCGGATCTCGAGGCAGATAGCCACGATCCCCCCTCCAAACCCCAGTCCCCTTGCAtg AATTCATATGGAAACAAAAGCCAAAGCTTGCCAGTTCTAATGCCCGGGGATCACATACCGAAATTCATAGCATTGCCATGCCCGCGAGAGCCGCCGCGGCCGGAGAAAATCATTGTGGAGGTGCCGAGAACGCCGCCGAAGCCGCCGCGAATAGCCGTGCCTTTGTACTAA
- the LOC131302870 gene encoding uncharacterized protein LOC131302870: MFPGMLDVKVEAYIDDLVCRSIFAQDHLRDLGEVFAVLKHRKLRLNAEKYAFGVSSGKFLGYMVSRRGIEADPTQILAVQRLRAPTIIKEVQRLTGMVAALNRFIRRSSDLYRLFFRAITTSRCRFVWTEECEQALQSLKQYLSHAPLLVKSLPDEDLYLYLAVSDHATSAVLVRKEGVEHQPIFYSSKTMTDSQTSLSHGQLSKDEANALATAAEEARIQEEEVLEGPSSRPAEPLRARYSQGQKKPKRQWKLFSGDAWRLTVDGASNIHGAGAGIVLVSPSGIVHESVVSIGYTATNNEAEYKALIAGLQLALRLNADSVHVFCDSQLVVGHLNDDYQAKDQRMNAYVSHVLYLFGRFGRVEVEWITREHNAHADALAGLASVYKASGSRTITFDEIPKPSFEQPCEQVMAITLGPSQLDPVIDYLKNQVLPPNKREAYKLHCRAANFFLGTKDNLYRRTFTGPDLRVVHTILCRRFWKNSIRAAVGLIREDGPLHSVL; the protein is encoded by the exons ATGTTTCCTGGCATGCTCGACGTAAAAGTAGAAGCTTATATTGACGATTTGGTTTGCAGAAGCATATTCGCTCAGGATCACCTTCGAGATCTGGGAGAGGTCTTTGCTGTTCTAAAACATAGGAAGCTACgtctcaatgccgagaagtATGCGTTCGGCGTTAGCTCGGGGAAATTCCTAGGGTACATGGTGAGTCGCCGAGGAATCGAAGCTGACCCTACCCAAATTTTGGCTGTGCAGAGGCTCCGAGCTCCGACGATAATTAAAGAGGTACAGCGGCTCACGGGGATGGTTGCTGCCTTGAACCGTTTCATTCGACGTTCGAGCGATCTCTACCGCCTGTTCTTCCGAGCAATCACAACAAGCCGATGCAGATTTGTATGGACAGAGGAGTGCGAGCAGGCTTTGCAATCTTTAAAGCAATACCTATCTCACGCTCCTCTGCTCGTCAAGTCCCTACCGGACGAAGACCTATATCTTTACCTTGCTGTTTCCGATCATGCAACGAGCGCAGTTCTTGTTCGGAAAGAAGGCGTGGAGCATCAACCAATCTTCTATTCCAGCAAAACGATGACGGACtctcagacgag TTTGAGCCACGGACAGCTATCAAAG GACGAGgccaatgccttggccaccgcTGCTGAAGAAGCTCGGATTCaggaagaagaggttttggaaggGCCATCTAGCCGACCCGCAGAGCCACTCCGTGCTCGGTACTCCCAggggcaaaagaaacccaaacgACAATGGAAGCTCTTCTCCGGCGATGCTTGGCGACTAACCGTTGATGGCGCCTCCAACATTCACGGGGCAGGAGCAGGCATTGTCCTCGTATCACCGAGCGGGATTGTGCATGAAAGCGTGGTCTCGATTGGATACACGGCGACGAACAACGAGGCAGAATATAAAGCTTTGATTGCAGgcctccaacttgctcttcggcTGAATGCGGATTCGGTTCATGTCTTTTGTGACTCCCAACTCGTTGTGGGTCATTTAAACGAcgattatcaagccaaagatcAACGTATGAATGCCTACGTAAGCCACGTATTGTATCTGTTCGGAAGATTTGGCCGAGTCGAAGTGGAATGGATTACACGGGAGCATAATGCACATGCTGACGCCCTGGCAGGTCTTGCTTCGGTTTACAAGGCCTCGGGCAGTCGCACAATCACCTTTGACGAGATCCCCAAACCGAGCTTCGAACAGCCGTGTGAACAGGTCATGGCAATCACCCTCGGACCGAGTCAACTGGATCCAGTGATTGATTACTTGAAGAACCAAGTACTGCCACCGAACAAGCGCGAAGCGTACAAACTCCATTGCCGAGCGGCTAACTTCTTCTTGGGAACGAAGGATAATCTCTATCGACGGACTTTCACTGGCCCCGATCTGCGTGTCGTCCACACGATCTTGTGCCGTCGATTCTGGAAGAACTCCATTCGGGCAGCTGTGGGGCTCATTCGGGAGGACGGTCCCTTGCACAGCGTGCTCTga
- the LOC131302871 gene encoding uncharacterized protein LOC131302871, giving the protein MCTYHKERGHYTTQCPPFKRYLEELAAAGHLNQWIDVRQNPLPPPPPLVGNLVSVIQGLVSEGRAAELRSEIDRAVTSLSVCNVGASGKRKWEDPSFDGTITFSSNDLKGVQLPHADALVVTVAIEKSIVQRVLIDQGSSADVMFFSTYQSLGLSPAQLRTASTPLVSFTGAPVWPLGLVTLVRAGSRVLEIEFVVIASPSPYNVILG; this is encoded by the coding sequence ATGTGCACGTATCATAAGGAACGTGGCCACTACACCACGCAATGCCCACCTTTCAAAAGGTATCTAGAAGAGCTAGCAGCTGCCGGTCACCTCAATCAGTGGATTGACGTTCGGCAAAAtccacttcctccacctccCCCTCTTGTTGGCAATCTCGTAAGCGTAATACAAGGGCTAGTTTCCGAAGGAAGGGCGGCCGAGCTTCGTTCAGAAATTGACAGGGCTGTCACCTCTCTATCAGTCTGCAACGTGGGCGCTTCGGGAAAGCGAAAGTGGGAAGATCCGAGCTTCGACGGCACCATAACTTTTTCTTCCAACGACTTAAAAGGAGTGCAACTTCCACATGCAGATGCCCTCGTTGTCACTGTTGCTATTGAAAAATCAATCGTACAACGGGTATTGATagatcagggaagctcggccGATGTCATGTTTTTCTCCACTTATCAGAGCCTCGGACTATCTCCCGCTCAACTTCGGACGGCGTCAACTCCCCTTGTTAGTTTTACGGGAGCCCCGGTGTGGCCACTCGGCCTGGTTACCCTCGTGCGAGCTGGATCACGCGTCCTGGAGATCGAATTTGTGGTGATCGCTTCGCCAAGTCCGTACAACGTCATTCTTGGCTGA
- the LOC131302872 gene encoding protein FAR1-RELATED SEQUENCE 5-like: MDNYNLSFSDSWSVENDVLSGEAVSHNFRDFTPEFTTHQIFQSRDNMVAWVRRVGKDNGIVIVIKKSASLIGGKLPKCILSCERSGKYRSAWNAVEGQSSQKNAGTKKCECPFELRGIPIPPAGVMWGVRVECGIHNHETTEYFDGHEYPSRLTPEEKEIVCDMADNTAPREILSVLKKKNPLNTTCAQSIYNLKYTDNIAELDGLNPTQFVLNQLIHKRYLHEYRTNPYTNEITDIVWVHPQSLDLFVNFPSVLVIDATYKTNEYRLPLLEVVGITSTMCTYSLMFAHLTNERIENLTWALSTLNKWMLGRGALLPSVFVTDRDLALLSAIEACFPSARHILCIWHINQCIIKHCRGVLGPSFNDFNMSWHSLINSTTEASFNQKWNAMCDDYKQHPQLLQYLFNTWLMPYKDRFVAAWINTCMHLGSNSSQRAEPAHARLKLYLGGTMSSLQQAFKKIDKMLKNQFGDIRRSFQRSINIPRHWQIHDELFQQVRTRISLEAMELINVQLQCAEDASYLQFQLCDCTIKITHGLPCRHDLAYYRWYSMPIPIQSIHDH; encoded by the exons ATGGATAACTACAACTTGTCATTTTCAGATAGTTGGTCCGTTGAGAATGATGTTCTTAGTGGGGAGGCCGTCTCCCATAATTTTCGTGACTTTACACCCGAATTCACAACTCACCAG ATTTTTCAAAGTAGAGACAACATGGTAGCTTGGGTGCGAAGAGTCGGTAAAGACAATggtattgttattgttattaaGAAATCTGCTAGTTTAATTGGTGGCAAGCTGCCAAAGTGCATTCTTAGTTGTGAAAGAAGTGGAAAGTATAGATCGGCATGGAATGCAGTTGAAGGGCAATCCTCGCAAAAGAATGCTGGGACAAAAAAATGCGAGTGCCCATTTGAGCTGCGAGGTATACCAATACCTCCAGCGGGTGTCATGTGGGGTGTAAGGGTTGAATGTGGTATCCATAACCATGAAACAACAGAATATTTTGATGGGcatgagtacccgtcaaggTTAACACCAGAGGAGAAAGAAATTGTGTGCGACATGGCGGACAACACAGCACCTCGTGAAATTCTTAgtgttttaaagaaaaaaaatccgtTAAACACTACATGTGCCCAAAGCATATACAACCTCAAATATACGGATAACATAGCAGAACTAGACGGTTTAAATCCTACCCAGTTTGTCTTGAATCAACTAATACATAAAAGATACCTCCATGAATATCGTACAAATCCATACACCAACGAAATCACTGATATTGTTTGGGTTCATCCTCAAAGCCTAGACTTATTTGTGAACTTTCCGTCCGTATTGGTCATTGATGCCACATACAAGACCAATGAGTACCGGTTACCACTATTGGAGGTTGTAggtatcacatccacaatgTGCACTTACTCTCTCATGTTTGCACATCTTACAAATGAGAGGATAGAGAACTTGACTTGGGCCCTGAGTACCTTAAATAAATGGATGCTTGGAAGGGGGGCATTGTTGCCATCGGTGTTTGTTACAGATCGAGATTTGGCGCTTCTTAGCGCCATTGAAGCATGTTTTCCCTCGGCACGTCACATTCTTTGCATTTGGCACATCAACCAATGCATAATAAAGCACTGCAGAGGGGTCCTTGGTCCGTCGTTTAACGACTTTAACATGTCATGGCATTCGCTTATTAATTCTACGACCGAAGCGTCTTTCAATCAGAAGTGGAATGCCATGTGCGATGACTATAAACAACACCCGCAGCTCTTACAATACCTTTTCAATACATGGTTAATGCCGTACAAAGATAGGTTTGTGGCAGCATGGATAAATACGTGTATGCACCTCGGAAGCAATTCAAGTCAGAG GGCAGAGCCCGCACATGCGAGGCTGAAGCTATATTTGGGGGGTACTATGTCATCCTTACAAcaagcttttaaaaaaatagacaagatgttgaaaaatcagttcggGGACATTCGGAGGTCATTTCAAAGATCTATCAACATCCCCCGCCATTGGCAAATACATGACGAACTTTTTCAACAAGTAAGAACTCGcatttcattagaggcaatggagCTCATCAATGTTCAACTACAATGCGCTGAAGATGCATCCTACCTCCAGTTCCAGTTGTGCGACTGTACAATAAAAATTACGCACGGATTGCCATGCAGACATGATCTTGCATATTATCGTTGGTACTCCATGCCAATTCCGATTCAGAGTATCCACGATCATTAG
- the LOC131302873 gene encoding uncharacterized protein LOC131302873 produces the protein MRAPIVNDDGERPDRTYEVVDRLCGMDQSTREHMIDRIIDMTDPSQSTVRGPSYNTAHRGRPTGREEQSGRRIPSFTEISTSSSRIESGRRGRGEGVRKTQANRDEFSVPSIRIDYIQHLPRAYQHYISHINDVRGDGHCGFRAIAAHIGYGEDRWAQVRRDLINEIEQNMDLYNALYPEIGWADYLIRSLNYFEDSAPNEYWMDAMSMGVVIASAYNLVLHTFDALPSGCFTHFPLRSPPVPAQERIEIAIARVGNNHFVQLFLQPHYPVPPYPIWWWNNSSDEAKRWAARYATRISLWEEIMETRPRGTGAEFGGNID, from the coding sequence ATGCGTGCGCCCATTGTGAATGATGACGGAGAACGACCGGACAGAACATATGAAGTTGTAGACAGATTATGTGGGATGGATCAATCTACCCGAGAGCACATGATAGACAGGATTATTGATATGACGGATCCATCTCAGAGCACAGTTCGAGGCCCATCTTATAACACGGCTCATAGAGGTCGACCTACTGGTAGAGAGGAGCAAAGTGGACGACGCATTCCTTCCTTTACAGAAATATCGACTTCATCATCTAGGATCGAATCTGGGAGACGTGGGAGGGGCGAGGGAGTTCGCAAAACTCAAGCGAACCGTGATGAATTTTCAGTTCCATCCATCCGTATCGACTACATTCAGCATTTACCTCGAGCTTATCAGCATTACATTTCTCACATTAATGACGTCCGAGGTGACGGTCATTGTGGATTTAGGGCGATAGCCGCTCACATAGGGTATGGTGAAGATCGTTGGGCTCAAGTTCGAAGAGATCTCATTAAtgagattgaacaaaatatgGATCTATATAATGCGCTATATCCAGAAATAGGTTGGGCAGACTACCTAATACGGTCTTTAAATTACTTTGAAGATTCGGCACCAAATGAGTATTGGATGGATGCTATGAGTATGGGAGTTGTCATCGCTTCGGCGTACAACCTTGTTCTGCATACATTTGATGCGCTTCCTTCAGGTTGTTTTACTCACTTCCCATTGAGATCCCCTCCAGTTCCAGCCCAAGAGCGCATTGAAATAGCTATTGCCCGTGTTGGGAACAATCATTTTGTGCAACTTTTCTTGCAgcctcattaccctgtaccaccctaTCCAATATGGTGGTGGAACAATTCATCAGACGAAGCTAAAAGATGGGCTGCTCGTTATGCAACACGAATTAGTTTGTGGGAAGAAATAATGGAGACAAGACCAAGAGGGACAGGAGCAGAATTTGGTGGAAACATTgattag